The following are from one region of the candidate division TA06 bacterium genome:
- a CDS encoding response regulator has product MNQDPKPKVLVADDEPTIVNFFIAALSDQGYEIESAVNGAQAVEKALSFLPDVILLDVMMPELNGYQVTEKLKANPATEGIPIVLVTGLGSVEDKVQGLESGADDFLTKPFNLQEMLARVHSLIKLKKLQDQLKEISGRQPMPVHIKKVLSSYRSHILIVEDDERITNICKTILGTGGYIVDIAPDGEEAQKYLQAAIPDLILLDLMLPGISGLDLLKQLKEDTVTKDVPVIIITALGDLKTKVKSFYMGVDDYLVKPVNSLELLARVKANIRKHMAQQELKYSLDETFQQSITDPLTGLYNRHYLDTVMDREVALFKRHGRMFSLMIMDIDNFKPINDNLGHLCGDQVLTGAARILKDEIRSSDLAVRYGGDEFIVIFSDTKEDQAMIIAQRIRAAVEQKKFIEGKDQTASVSIGLTQSSKQDNSGEDIIKRADDALYQAKRAGKNRVVSLFGS; this is encoded by the coding sequence ATGAACCAGGATCCAAAGCCCAAAGTGCTGGTGGCCGACGACGAGCCCACCATAGTCAACTTCTTCATCGCAGCCTTAAGCGACCAGGGTTACGAGATAGAATCGGCAGTAAACGGCGCCCAGGCGGTGGAAAAGGCCCTCAGCTTCCTGCCCGACGTCATTCTGCTGGATGTGATGATGCCGGAGCTGAACGGTTACCAGGTGACCGAAAAGCTTAAAGCCAACCCGGCCACCGAAGGCATACCCATAGTGCTGGTGACCGGACTGGGCAGCGTGGAGGACAAGGTTCAGGGTCTGGAGAGCGGAGCCGACGACTTTTTGACCAAGCCCTTCAACCTGCAGGAGATGCTGGCCCGGGTGCATTCCCTGATAAAACTGAAAAAGCTTCAGGATCAGCTTAAGGAGATCAGCGGACGCCAGCCGATGCCGGTTCACATCAAAAAGGTGCTTTCCTCATACCGCAGCCACATTCTGATAGTGGAGGACGACGAGCGGATCACCAACATCTGCAAGACAATACTGGGCACCGGGGGCTACATAGTGGACATTGCTCCCGACGGCGAGGAGGCCCAGAAGTACCTGCAGGCCGCCATCCCCGACCTGATCCTGCTGGACCTGATGCTGCCGGGGATCAGCGGGCTGGACCTGCTGAAGCAGTTGAAAGAGGACACCGTTACCAAGGACGTTCCGGTGATCATCATCACCGCCCTGGGCGACCTTAAGACCAAGGTCAAGAGCTTTTACATGGGGGTGGATGATTACCTGGTAAAACCGGTCAATTCCCTGGAACTGCTGGCCCGGGTGAAGGCCAACATCAGAAAGCACATGGCCCAGCAGGAGCTGAAATACAGTTTGGACGAGACCTTTCAGCAATCCATCACCGACCCCCTGACCGGGCTTTACAACCGCCATTACCTGGATACGGTGATGGACCGGGAGGTAGCGCTGTTCAAGCGGCATGGCCGGATGTTCTCTCTGATGATCATGGACATAGACAATTTTAAACCCATCAATGACAACCTGGGGCATCTGTGCGGAGACCAGGTGCTGACCGGGGCGGCCCGGATACTTAAGGACGAGATCCGGTCCAGCGATCTGGCCGTGCGCTACGGTGGGGACGAATTCATAGTGATCTTCTCGGACACCAAGGAGGACCAGGCCATGATCATAGCCCAAAGGATAAGGGCGGCGGTGGAGCAGAAAAAATTCATCGAGGGCAAGGACCAGACGGCTTCGGTCAGCATCGGCCTGACCCAATCTTCAAAACAGGACAACAGCGGGGAGGATATAATCAAACGGGCCGACGACGCTTTGTACCAGGCCAAAAGGGCGGGCAAGAACCGGGTGGTGTCGCTGTTCGGGAGTTGA
- a CDS encoding response regulator, with translation MANTCKILVAEDDSNLNWVYQSILEEAGYQIVTSENGREALDKVHQVFPDLLITDAILPGMDGFELAEAVRGNPATRDIPIIFISGVVEAADRVRAASLGISQYLSKPVQVMELLTAVKTALTSTGLRHAQPNSSASG, from the coding sequence ATGGCAAACACCTGCAAAATATTGGTGGCCGAGGACGACTCTAACCTTAACTGGGTTTACCAGTCCATTTTAGAGGAAGCCGGTTACCAAATTGTAACTTCTGAAAACGGGAGAGAGGCTCTGGACAAGGTGCATCAGGTATTTCCCGACCTGTTGATCACCGACGCCATACTGCCGGGCATGGACGGGTTTGAGCTGGCCGAAGCGGTAAGAGGCAACCCTGCCACCAGGGATATCCCCATTATCTTCATCAGCGGAGTGGTCGAGGCGGCCGACCGGGTGCGGGCGGCTAGCTTGGGGATCAGCCAGTATCTGTCAAAGCCGGTGCAGGTGATGGAGCTGTTGACGGCGGTAAAGACAGCGCTGACTTCGACAGGGCTTCGGCATGCTCAGCCTAACAGCTCAGCCAGCGGATAA